The Diceros bicornis minor isolate mBicDic1 chromosome 14, mDicBic1.mat.cur, whole genome shotgun sequence genome segment AAGATTTAATCAAACTTTCTCAGCACGTTAACAAAAACAACCATTTAGGCTCAGGTTTTAGGAAGTGATGCTTCtgagcttgttttgtttttttttttttaaataattttattattatttttttcccccaaagccccagtagatagttgtatgtcatagctacacatccttctagttgctgtatgtgggacacggcctcagcatggccggagaagcggtgcgtcggtgggcgcgcgggatccaaacccgggccgccagcagcagagcgcgcgcacttaaccactaaggcatggggccagccctgagcttgttttaaaaaactggattttatttttcatttaattcaccCAGCTGACAGTTTTGTATCTCCTTCCATCTTATTCTCCACAAGTACATGATATCTCCAGCAGAACAAAAACTTCTGTCTCCTCCAAACTGAGACCAGGCTAATCAGGTCCTGCCTGTGCTGCCCACTCACCCTCAACCAATCCCTCCTTTCCAACCACTCACTGTACCTGATGTCATGGGGCAAACAGGACTGGTCCAGGTTATACTGAATCACAGCCAGTTTGCACAGAGTCTTCAGACTAGGACCTTGAAAGGAGGAGAGGGGTGAGGGAGATGGTCAAAGCCGTGAATAGTGTCCAGTCCTGGATGTCCCCATCCAAAGACAAGGACCCTGATGGCAGGAGCACTTTGGGAAAAAGTATACTTACTAAAGTCCAAAATGTGTAAGTCAGAATGATCTATGAGGTCAAATTCATCTCCCAGGCCTTCCTCAGGAGACGGACTGTAAGGATCAAAAAAGAGatcaaggaaggaggaaagactcCTCATGAGAGCCTCTTGCTCAAATAGCTCCCGTGTTAGTCAAAGACTTAGGCCTTTCCCTGagccctccccctctcctccgAACCTGGTACCCCCAAAGAGGACAATCTTGTCACCAACAATACAGCAGCACTGGCGCCGGCGGGGACATGGCCCTTTCCCCTTCGGTTCAATCTTTTTCCAGGTAAAGGACACTAAAGAGAAGTTTATATGGAGGTTCAATACCTGCCCAGTCTGGAtatcccctccccctgcctccccctaCCTACTCaggattcttttctttcctctccccttAACTGCTCCTTGTTTTTTCCCTAAAGGCAGTGCTCTTTACCGGGGTTAAACTTCCAGAGGTCATGGAAGTGCCGGTTCAGCCTTGCATTATAACCACCAAAGATGTATAGCTCCCCGTTGTAGCCAACTGCAAGGAGAAAGGAATGTCAAGAGTGAGGACAATGGGCAGGAAGGGGGACTCCACAGGGATATAACAGACACTCACAGGCTGAGTGGCTCCGGCGTCCCTCAGGCAGCACTGGAGTGGGCGGACAGTCCAGCCAGGCCTCGGTCCTGGTGTCAAAGACGCGGATGCGGTTGCAGTAAATCTCATTGTTGGAATGGAATGGCCCAAAGCGGTCAGCACGGCCCCCAAAGACATACATGTGACTGCCCAGCATTGTGGCTGAGTGGAAGTCCCTCCAGCGTGCAGGGTTACCctgggcagaagcagagagatgacAGGGAGGGCGTCAGCATGGAGGCTGGGAGGGGATCTGCTCTCATTTTGAACTTCCTATGGTTTCTTCAGTTGAGGGTGGGGATCtggaacaaagaagaaaaggcagaCCTTTGTACAGATAAGGGTCCATGTCATGGTGCTGGTATCCAGCTTGTGAATGTCATTGGAAAAGCAGTCCGCCTGagtgggaagagaaagggaaggaagtggaggaaggaATAAAAGAGGGGATCAGTGGTCACACTCTGAccctccatccctcccctcaAAACCTGCCAACAAGCCAAAGCCTCCCATTTCACCACCCTCAattccctttcctctttctcattccCACCCTAAACCTTTAGTTTCTTCCTAGACGTACCAGCTGCTCGTAGCCCCCGAAAATGTACATGGTCTTTCCCAGGACACAAGCTGAATGTCCGTCCCGTGCCCCAGGAACTATTCCTGATACTCGGGGTGTGGACCACTTGTGAGTatctgaaggaggtgagagaatgGGCCAGGTAAGCAACCTCTGACATTCCCTCCTAGACTCCGGGGTGCCCTATTCCCAGCCCCCTTGGACCACACCATTCCCAGTCCCCTGAAGCACCATTTGGCAGAACACAGCCTCTCTGAGACTCATACTCACTGACGTCAAAGGCATAGAGCACATTGCAGGCCCCTTCAGTGTCATTCCGCCCGCCCCAAAGGAAGACTGTGTCGTCGATGAGGACGGTTGAATGTCCATATCGCATGTAGGGTACCACGGGAGCCTGCCCACGGATGGCGGGTCTCACCGGGGGCAGCTTTGTCCAACGCAGTGACACTGTGGGCACAACTCTGCTCAGCCCTGGGAACATCTCTGGAGGCTGTCCACCTTCTCCCAAACCAGATATTCATTCCCCCATCCCCTATGGCCACCGAGACCACCACCAAACCTCATTCAGCCGCCCGTTCCCCTCCCTGACAGGCACCTAAGGATGGTCTCAGCATTAGCTTACCTGCATTGAAAATGTGCACATCAATCTGACGTAGTGTCTCATAGTCTTCACCAGAGCAGTAACCCCCAAAGGAGTATACCCGGTGCCCGACAGCCACAGCAGCATGGTTCACCCTGCGGGGCCCGCCCTCCAGGTGCACTGTCCACCGTAACATCCCCTGGGCCACTGGTTACAGCAACATGCCCCCCCGGCACGGCCTGCTGCCTCTGCTACCTGCACACAAGTTAGGGCCACAGGCTCCTCAGGCAAGGCCTTTGGCTGGCTCACCGTGCCTCTGCCCAGGGCCAGCCCTTGCCTTTAAGTGTCACCCTGGTGGCCCTCCCACACCACCCCTCATGGCTCAGTTGCCTGGCCCTGCCCCAGGGGAGCTGCTGAGGTCAGGGAGCTAGCCCTGGCTGTGTTCGCCAACAGCAAAGGGTGGGGCCCCTCCGACCTGACTGCCAGCTCAGAATCTGCTGATCAAGGCTCTCAGGGTGGTCACCCCCTACTCATGGAGGCTCCACTCTGTCCCTGGCCTGGCACAAGCTCCAAGCCCCCTTCCCAGGCCAATGTGTTC includes the following:
- the LOC131413648 gene encoding kelch domain-containing protein 3 isoform X1, which translates into the protein MLRWTVHLEGGPRRVNHAAVAVGHRVYSFGGYCSGEDYETLRQIDVHIFNAVSLRWTKLPPVRPAIRGQAPVVPYMRYGHSTVLIDDTVFLWGGRNDTEGACNVLYAFDVNTHKWSTPRVSGIVPGARDGHSACVLGKTMYIFGGYEQLADCFSNDIHKLDTSTMTWTLICTKGNPARWRDFHSATMLGSHMYVFGGRADRFGPFHSNNEIYCNRIRVFDTRTEAWLDCPPTPVLPEGRRSHSAFGYNGELYIFGGYNARLNRHFHDLWKFNPVSFTWKKIEPKGKGPCPRRRQCCCIVGDKIVLFGGTSPSPEEGLGDEFDLIDHSDLHILDFSPSLKTLCKLAVIQYNLDQSCLPHDIRWELNAMTTNSNISRPIVSSHG
- the LOC131413648 gene encoding kelch domain-containing protein 3 isoform X2, with translation MLRWTVHLEGGPRRVNHAAVAVGHRVYSFGGYCSGEDYETLRQIDVHIFNAVSLRWTKLPPVRPAIRGQAPVVPYMRYGHSTVLIDDTVFLWGGRNDTEGACNVLYAFDVNTHKWSTPRVSGIVPGARDGHSACVLGKTMYIFGGYEQLADCFSNDIHKLDTSTMTWTLICTKGNPARWRDFHSATMLGSHMYVFGGRADRFGPFHSNNEIYCNRIRVFDTRTEAWLDCPPTPVLPEGRRSHSAFGYNGELYIFGGYNARLNRHFHDLWKFNPVSFTWKKIEPKGKGPCPRRRQCCCIVGDKIVLFGGTSPSPEEGLGDEFDLIDHSDLHILDFSTSNMSFEELLELQSQVGTKTYKQLVAGNSTKKQGSRPPVQNACVADKHRPLEMSAKVRVPFLRQVVPISKKVARDPRFDDLSGEYNPEVFDKTYQFLNDIRAKEKELVKKQLKKHRSGEEHEKLQQLLQRMEQQEMAQQERRQQQELRLALKQERRGQAQQGHRPYFLKKSEQRQLALAEKFKELKRSKKLESFLSRKRRRNAGKDRRHLPLSKE